Below is a window of Planctomycetaceae bacterium DNA.
ACCAGAGGGCGTAGTACGGGCGGTGCCTGACCGTCAGTCCGGTGTGGGGCCGGCTCCGGCGGGTCAGGTCGTCATCGACGATGAACTTCGACATCAGGTCCCGCAGCAGGTCGGCCTTGTCGTGGCGGCCCATCAGTCGCAGATAGCTGTAGAGCACGGTGTTGACGAATAGGCCGTACCCCAGAACCCACTGCTCGTCGCGCCAGTCGCTGGTGGGCTGTTGGGTGACGATAACGCGGTCGCAGGGGCTCTGGCAGTCCATCCAGTCCATGGCCCGCCCGGCGGCCCGGGCGAGAAACTCCTGCTCCCCGGTGGCGCGGCGGAAGCACCCGACAGCCAGCAGAAACAGCGGGGTGGTGTCACTGGCACCGCGATTGTCGGGGTCATGCACCATCGAGGGAATGGACCCGTGCTCGGACTGGTTGGCGGCTGCGGACTCCATCGCCCGGCGCAGCGCTGCGATAAGCTTGCGATCGCCGCTGAGCAGGATGCCCGGAGCGGCGATCATCAGGTCGCGCGTGTAGGGTTCGGGGTACCCCCACCCTGCGGTGCGGAACAGGCCGTGGTACGGCCCGTGCGCATTGTGGCGCAGCACCTCCAGCGCCGCCTCTTCGGCGCGGGCGACCAGTACGGATTGCTCGGTGTTCATCGTTCAGGAACCCTTGCTCACGCTGTATGCGGCGGCGCGGACGCCGCCTGCGGCGTAGCGTTCTGTGGGCGGGCGGTCTGGGAACTAGCGACAGGACGCTCGCCCTCCCCCGCGACCCCCAGGCGCCGCGACACGATCTCCAGGAACCGCCGCGCCACCACCCGGTAGTCGTACCGTTCGACGACGCGCTTACGCCCGGCCTCGCCCATCGACGCGCGAAGCTCCGGTTTCTTCATCAGCGCCAGCAGGTACTCGGCGATGTCGTACACGCTGGCGCGGTAGTCCACCAGGCGGGGGCGCTTGAAGACGATCCGGTGGCCGTTCTTGTAGCCCTGGTCCTCGCCCACGATCGTCTCGCGCAGCAGCACTTCCTGCGCGACCCCCGCCAGCAGCGCCGTCTCGTTATGCACCAGCGTGTCGAGCATGCCCATGGCCTTGATGCCGATCACCGGCCGACCGCATGCCCCGGCCTCGATCTGCGGCATGCCGAACCCTTCCAGCCGCGACGGCGCCGCGTAGATGTCGCAGGCGGCGATCAGGTAGGGCATGTAGTTCCGCGAGACGCGGCTGGAGGCATAGATCATGTTCTTCTCGATGCCCAAGTCCGTCGCCAGTTGCATGTCGGCCAGGTTCTGCTGTTCGGTGCGCGGCTGCGGCCAGACCTTGCAGACGTACTTCCAGTCCGGCGCCTTGGCGTCGATGAGCGCCAGGGCCTGCATGACTTCCTGGGCGCCCTTGCTGGCCGCGTCGCCGCCGACGGTGAGGATCATGAGCTGGTCGTCCGCCACGCCCAGGGCCTCGCGAACGGCCCGGACCTTCGGGTCGTTGCGGTCTCGGGGGATGAACGTGTCGCAGTCACAGCCGACGGGCAGCACTTCCATGATGTCGCCGCGCAGACCGTCGCGCTGGAAGACCTGCTTGACCCATTCGCTGGTCACCAGCACCAGCGGCAGCTTCTCCAGCACCTGGCGGTAGTTGGCCATATACCCGTCGGCGACCAGCCACGGGACGGGCCTCACGCCGTAGCGCATCGGGTGCATCGCCAGGTGGGCGGTGTGCCCCCAGTACCCGATGCCCGCCACCACGTCGGGAACGAACCAGCGGTAGTACCATTCTTTCTCCTGGGCCGACTCGAAATGCACCGCGTGGGCGTCGACTCCCAGTTCGAGCAACCCCTTGTAGAGCAGATCGCCTTGCGTTGCCAGCCCGCCCGGCGAGGGCGGGTAGTCATACAGCACAAGTACTTTCATGAGCGCTGCACCTCCCGAACGTGCGGCCACACGCGGAACGCCTCGCGCGCCAGGCACGCCTGGACTTCGAAGGAATTTTCCCCGTAGCCGTAGATGTCGCGAACAAGACTCCTCTTGCGGGCCCATTCCTCCGCGCTGAGGTTGAGGGTCACATCCGCTCCAGGCCGGATCCGGCAGCGTTCTCGCGCGGGGCCGGCACAGTAGCAAAAGGTCCACAATCGCCCGCATCGCAGAACGCCTTCTCGCACCAGGCGCCGCACCTGGCGATGCACCTGCCTGTGGCGCGGATGGCCGTACTCGCCATTGGCCCCGTGCGTCAGGCACAGGTCCCACCGGC
It encodes the following:
- a CDS encoding glycoside hydrolase 100 family protein; protein product: MNTEQSVLVARAEEAALEVLRHNAHGPYHGLFRTAGWGYPEPYTRDLMIAAPGILLSGDRKLIAALRRAMESAAANQSEHGSIPSMVHDPDNRGASDTTPLFLLAVGCFRRATGEQEFLARAAGRAMDWMDCQSPCDRVIVTQQPTSDWRDEQWVLGYGLFVNTVLYSYLRLMGRHDKADLLRDLMSKFIVDDDLTRRSRPHTGLTVRHRPYYALWSYKLYGSDRFDLLGNSLAILSGLASPSRARDMVAWIEQHCRLLRRRGELGPNLPPNLFPYIRPEDPDWRARYASFNLPGTYHNGGIWPFICGFYVAALVAAGRRRLATKKLMELTRLVRPAANPNLEYGFNEWLRAQDGKVHGQDWQTWTAAMYYYAAQCVRRNSTPFFDEMRVTPSSRGSD
- a CDS encoding PIG-L family deacetylase: MGSRRAAVIVAHPDDEIIWCGGLILGNLNWDWSVLCLCRAGDADRAPKFRAVCRQLGLAGIMHDVDDANPLGRINPRRDIGEVIVRELGARRWDLCLTHGANGEYGHPRHRQVHRQVRRLVREGVLRCGRLWTFCYCAGPARERCRIRPGADVTLNLSAEEWARKRSLVRDIYGYGENSFEVQACLAREAFRVWPHVREVQRS
- a CDS encoding glycosyltransferase family 4 protein; this translates as MKVLVLYDYPPSPGGLATQGDLLYKGLLELGVDAHAVHFESAQEKEWYYRWFVPDVVAGIGYWGHTAHLAMHPMRYGVRPVPWLVADGYMANYRQVLEKLPLVLVTSEWVKQVFQRDGLRGDIMEVLPVGCDCDTFIPRDRNDPKVRAVREALGVADDQLMILTVGGDAASKGAQEVMQALALIDAKAPDWKYVCKVWPQPRTEQQNLADMQLATDLGIEKNMIYASSRVSRNYMPYLIAACDIYAAPSRLEGFGMPQIEAGACGRPVIGIKAMGMLDTLVHNETALLAGVAQEVLLRETIVGEDQGYKNGHRIVFKRPRLVDYRASVYDIAEYLLALMKKPELRASMGEAGRKRVVERYDYRVVARRFLEIVSRRLGVAGEGERPVASSQTARPQNATPQAASAPPHTA